From the genome of Coturnix japonica isolate 7356 unplaced genomic scaffold, Coturnix japonica 2.1 chrUnrandom789, whole genome shotgun sequence:
tctatggggtttctatggggcagaggggacccctatggggtttctatggggcacGGGGGGGACCcatatggggtttctatggggcagaggggggaTCCAAtaatggggtttctatggggtttctatgggtttctatggggcaaGGGTGGGGACCCATAtgggtgttctatggggttattggggaGAGGGACCCATATGGGTTTCTATGcggtttctatggggttctatggggcatGGTGGGGAACCCAGTATGTTTATCTGATGTCGGGGGTTTGGTTTCTTAAAGTGAATTGACGGCAGAGTGGACCATATGGGGTTTACTATGGGCAGGGGGGATCCCTATGGCGGTTCTGACTGGGGCAGGGGGGGCGACCATATGCGGGTTTCTATGGGCAGAGGGGTGACCCAtatgggttctaatggggtgGAGGGGGACCCATTAATGGGCGCTTTCTATTGCAGGGGAGCgggaccctatggggtttctatgggcaGAGGGGACGCCATGAGTGGGTTTTCTATGGGGCGATGTGTGGGGCGGGGGACACCCTATGTTCTATGGGCAGGGGGACCCCTATGGGTCTTCTTATGGCTAGAGGGGGGACCCCTAATGGTTTTTCTATCGGGCGGGGGAGGATACCATATGGTTATCTATGGGCAGGGGGTGacccctatgggtctctatgggcaAGAGGGTGGACCCAATGGGGTTTTcatggggcggggggggggacCCGCTATGGGTCTTCTATAGTCacagtgtggggtgggggggtggaaCGCCCAAGTAGTTTTATACGGCAATTTGTGCGGGCAGAGAGGGGACTCCAAATTGAAGTTTCTATGGGGCGGAGGTGGAGACCCCcaatgggtttctatgggttctatAGGGCAGGGGGTGGACCCTAATGGGTTTCTTTGGGCAGGGGGGGACCcatatgggtttctatgggcaGGGGGGGGACCCATATGGCggggtcttatagggtcagGATggttcctatagggtcttatagggtcttatagggtcaAGATGAGTCTTATAGGGTCAAGATGGGTTTTATAGGGTCAAGATGGGTCTTATAGGATCTTATAGGGTCAGGGTTGttcttatagggtcttatagggtcttatagggtcaAGATGGGTCTTATAGGGTCAAGATGAGTCTTATAGGGTCAAGGTGGGgcttatagggtcttatagggtcaAGATggttcctatagggtcttatagggtcttatagggtcaAGATGAgccttatagggtcttatagggtcttatagggtcaAGATGGGACTTATAGGGTCAAGATGAGCcttatagggtcatatagggtcaaGATGGGTCTTATAGGGTCAAGATGAatcttatggggtcctatagggtcaggatggttcctatagggtcttatagggtcagAATGACTCTTATAGGGTCAGGCTGGTCCGGATGGTTCCTATAGGGTCCGGATGGTTCCTATAGGGTCAGGATGGTTCCTATAGGGCCTTATAGGGTCAGAATGACTCTTATAGGGTCAGGCTGGTCCGGATGGTTCCTATAGGGTCAGGCTggttcctatagggtcttataggtCAGGATGACTCTTATAGGGTCAGGCTGGTCCGGATGGTTCCTATAGGGTCAGGCTGGTTCCTATAGGGTCAGGCTGGTTCCTATAGGGCCTTATAGGGTCAATGTGATTCTTATAGGGCCGTTCCCCTCCTACCCCTATAGATCCGCACGCTGTCGCTGAGCTGCTCCTCGTCCATGTCCCGCGGTTCAATGGGGCCGAGTCCAAAGTTCAGCTCAATGGGGCACATGTGGGGCCGGCCCCTTTTGGCTCCTGACCCCAAATGGAGCCGCTGGATCCCGGAtaccctataaccccccccattaaccccacaaccctataacccccccataacccccctataacccccccaaCCCNNNNNNNNNNNNNNNNNNNNNNNNNNNNNNNNNNNNNNNNNNNNNNNNNNNNNNNNNNNNNNNNNNNNNNNNNNNNNNNNNNNNNNNNNNNNNNNNNNNNNNNNNNNNNNNNNNNNNNNNNNNNNNNNNNNNNNNNNNNNNNNNNNNNNNNNNNNNNNNNNNNNNNNNNNNNNNNNNNNNNNNNNNNNNNNNNNNNNNNNNNNNNNNNNNNNNNNNNNNNNNNNNNNNNNNNNNNNNNNNNNNNNNNNNNNNNNNNNNNNNNNNNNNNNNNNNNNNNNNNNNNNNNNNNNNNNNNNNNNNNNNNNNNNNNNNNNNNNNNNNNNNNNNNNNNNNNNNNNNNNNNNNNNNNNNNNNNNNNNNNNNNNNNNNNNNNNNNNNNNNNNNNNNNNNNNNNNNNNNNNNNNNNNNNNNNNNNNNNNNNNNNNNNNNNNNNNNNNNNNNNNNNNNNNNNNNNNNNNNNNNNNNNNNNNNNNNNNNNNNNNNNNNNNNNNNNNNNNNNNNNNNNNNNNNNNNNNNNNNNNNNNNNNNNNNNNNNNNNNNNNNNNNNNNNNNNNNNNNNNNNNNNNNNNNNNNNNNNNNNNNNNNNNNNNNNNNNNNNNNNNNNNNNNNNNNNNNNNNNNNNNNNNNNNNNNNNNNNNNNNNNNNNNNNNNNNNNNNNNNNNNNNNNNNNNNNNNNNNNNNNNNNNNNNNNNNNNNNNNNNNNNNNNNNNNNNNNNNNNNNNNNNNNNNNNNNNNNNNNNNNNNNNNNNNNNNNNNNNNNNNNNNNNNNNNNNNNNNNNNNNNNNNNNNNNNNNNNNNNNNNNNNNNNNNNNNNNNNNNNNNNNNNNNNNNNNNNNNNNNNNNNNNNNNNNNNNNNNNNNNNNNNNNNNNNNNNNNNNNNNNNNNNNNNNNNNNNNNNNNNNNNNNNNNNNNNNNNNNNNNNNNNNNNNNNNNNNNNNNNNNNNNNNNNNNNNNNNNNNNNNNNNNNNNNNNNNNNNNNNNNNNNNNNNNNNNNNNNNNNNNNNNNNNNNNNNNNNNNNNNNNNNNNNNNNNNNNNNNNNNNNNNNNNNNNNNNNNNNNNNNNNNNNNNNNNNNNNNNNNNNNNNNNNNNNNNNNNNNNNNNNNNNNNNNNNNNNNNNNNNNNNNNNNNNNNNNNNNNNNNNNNNNNNNNNNNNNNNNNNNNNNNNNNNNNNNNNNNNNNNNNNNNNNNNNNNNNNNNNNNNNNNNNNNNNNNNNNNNNNNNNNNNNNNNNNNNNNNNNNNNNNNNNNNNNNNNACCCCATTATCGTCCTGTTTGTCCATTGGGAACAAAGGAGCGAGGAACGAGGTCGGGGCGATTTGGGATTTCGTCATATGGGGTCAGTGCCCCCATTGCACAACATTGCACAAcacacagctatggggcagagatggggcagagatggggggGGCATGAATCTATGGGGtttcttatggggttttatggggaGCATTTTAGGGTCAGGATGAGACTTATAGGGTCAAGGTGAGAAAAGGGCTTCCCCCCATAGGGCAGCACCTCAATAGGGATGAATGGAGCCACCTCAATAGGGGATGAATGGAGCCCTAGAGCTGAATGGAGCCCTAAGTTGCACCCCAATAAGGGATGAATGGAGCCACCTCAATAGGGGATGAATGGAGCCCTAAAGCTGAATGGAGACCTAAGGCTACACCTCAATAGGGGATGAATGGAGTCACCTCAATAGGGGATGAATGGAGTCACCTCAATAGGGGATGAATGGAGCCCTAAAGCTGCACCTCAATAAGGGATGAATGGAGTCACTTCAATAGGGGATGAATGGAGCCCTAAAGCAGCACCTTAATAAGGGATGAATGGAGCCCTAAAGCTGAATGAAGCCCTAAGTTGCACCTCAGTAAGGGATGAATGGAGCCCTAAAGATGAATGGAGCCCTAAAGCTGTACTTCAATAAGGGATGAATGGAGTCCTAGAGCTGCACCTTAATAAGGGATGAATGGAGCCCTAAAGCTGCACCTCAATAAGGGATGAATGGAGCCCTAGAGCTGAATGGAGCCCTAAGTTGCACCCCAATAAGGGATGAATGGAGTCACTTCAATAGGGGATGAATGGAGCCCTAAAGCTGAATGGAGCCCTAAAGCTGAATGGAGCCCTAAAGCTGCACCTCAATAGGGGATGAATGGAGCCCTAGAGCTGAATGGAGCCCTAAAGCTGCAGCTCAATAAGGAATGAATGGAGCCCTAAAGCTGCACCTCAATAAGGGATGAATGGAACCACCTCAATAAGGGATGAATGGAGCCCTAGAGCTGCAGCTCAAGAAGGGATGAATGGAGCCACCTCAATAGGGGATGAATGGAACCACCTCAATAAGGGGATGAATGGAGCCCTAGAGCTGAATGGAGCCCTAAAGCTGCACCTCAATAAGGGATGAATGGAGTCTAACCTGGATTAAGTCCCTTCAAGCTGCAGCTCTAACCTGGATTAAGGCCTGGTCTCAAGGGGGGGCTGTGAAGCCAAAATAAGAGGGGGGAAACAGCCTTCACCCCATAGAACAGCACCTCAATAAGGGATGAATGGAGCCCTAAAGCTGCAGCTCAATAGGGGATGAATGGAGCCACCTCAAGAAGGGATGAATGGAGCCCTAGAGCTGAATGGAGCCCTAAAGCTGCACCTCAACAAGGGATGAATGGAGTCACCTCAATAGGAGATGAATGGAGTCTAACCTGGATTCAGGCCCTTCAAGCTGCAGCTCTAACCTGGATTAAGGCCTGGTCTCAAGGTGGGGCTGTGAAGCTGCAGTAACTCAGACCTGCCTTAATTCCACCCAATGCTTCATCCTCAGGTTGAACCCCATCCAACGTGAGGCTGCTCAGCCTGGGCAGTCCTTGGCATAGAGTAACAACAGCACATAGGCTGAACTCATTGTATAGATCCAAATGGAGCTTCTCTATACGTTCTAAGGTGGCTAAAGAAGCCAGGCCTGAATCAGTCAGGTTGGGAATGGAGGTGACGCGAAGGATCCGGAGTTGGTTCATATGACGGGCAATGGAATGAAGGGCTGAGTCGCTCAGGGTGCAGTGATGGAGCTCCAGGTGTTCCAGGCTTTCCAGGTATGGAGCTGCTCTTTCTATGCCCTTGTCTGTCACACGATACGTCCCTGAAAGGCTCAACGTCTTCAGGTTGCGATGGGAGGAGACGTTGAGGAGGTGGGAGTCGGTGAAGGCCGGGATGTTATAGAGCTTGAGGCGATGGAGGCGAGGGGCGGCCGGTCCATTGAACCATATGGAAGGGATCTCACAGCAACGCAGCTCCAAAGAGGtgagggatggggggagggtggggtatgggatgggatggaggtcGGCTTCGGTCAGGGAGAGGTGGTGGAGGTGGGGGCAGCGGGTggtgagggaggagaggagggNNNNNNNNNNNNNNNNNNNNNNNNNNNNNNNNNNNNNNNNNNNNNNNNNNNNNNNNNNNNNNNNNNNNNNNNNNNNNNNNNNNNNNNNNNNNNNNNNNNNNNNNNNNNNNNNNNNNNNNNNNNNNNNNNNNNNNNNNNNNNNNNNNNNNNNNNNNNNNNNNNNNNNNNNNNNNNNNNNNNNNNNNNNNNNNNNNNNNNNNNNNNNNNNNNNNNNNNNNNNNNNNNNNNNNNNNNNNNNNNNNNNNNNNNNNNNNNNNNNNNNNNNNNNNNNNNNNNNNNNNNNNNNNNNNNNNNNNNNNNNNNNNNNNNNNNNNNNNNNNNNNNNNNNNNNNNNNNNNNNNNNNNNNNNNNNNNNNNNNNNNNNNNNNNNNNNNNNNNNNNNNNNNNNNNNNNNNNNNNNNNNNNNNNNNNNNNNNNNNNNNNNNNNNNNNNNNNNNNNNNNNNNNNNNNNNNNNNNNNNNNNNNNNNNNNNNNNNNNNNNNNNNNNNNNNNNNNNNNNNNNNNNNNNNNNNNNNNNNNNNNNNNNNNNNNNNNNNNNNNNNNNNNNNNNNNNNNNNNNNNNNNNNNNNNNNNNNNNNNNNNNNNNNNNNNNNNNNNNNNNNNNNNNNNNNNNNNNNNNNNNNNNNNNNNNNNNNNNNNNNNNNNNNNNNNNNNNNNNNNNNNNNNNNNNNNNNNNNNNNNNNNNNNNNNNNNNNNNNNNNNNNNNNNNNNNNNNNNNNNNNNNNNNNNNNNNNNNNNNNNNNNNNNNNNNNNNNNNNNNNNNNNNNNNNNNNNNNNNNNNNNNNNNNNNNNNNNNNNNNNNNNNNNNNNNNNNNNNNNNNNNNNNNNNNNNNNNNNNNNNNNNNNNNNNNNNNNNNNNNNNNNNNNNNNNNNNNNNNNNNNNNNNNNNNNNNNNNNNNNNNNNNNNNNNNNNNNNNNNNNNNNNNNNNNNNNNNNNNNNNNNNNNNNNNNNNNNNNNNNNNNNNNNNNNNNNNNNNNNNNNNNNNNNNNNNNNNNNNNNNNNNNNNNNNNNNNNNNNNNNNNNNNNNNNNNNNNNNNNNNNNNNNNNNNNNNNNNNNNNNNNNNNNNNNNNNNNNNNNNNNNNNNNNNNNNNNNNNNNNNNNNNNNNNNNNNNNNNNNNNNNNNNNNNNNNNNNNNNNNNNNNNNNNNNNNNNNNNNNNNNNNNNNNNNNNNNNNNNNNNNNNNNNNNNNNNNNNNNNNNNNNNNNNNNNNNNNNNNNNNNNNNNNNNNNNNNNNNNNNNNNNNNNNNNNNNNNNNNNNNNNNNNNNNNNNNNNNNNNNNNNNNNNNNNNNNNNNNNNNNNNNNNNNNNNNNNNNNNNNNNNNNNNNNNNNNNNNNNNNNNNNNNNNNNNNNNNNNNNNNNNNNNNNNNNNNNNNNNNNNNNNNNNNNNNNNNNNNNNNNNNNNNNNNNNNNNNNNNNNNNNNNNNNNNNNNNNNNNNNNNNNNNNNNNNNNNNNNNNNNNNNNNNNNNNNNNNNNNNNNNNNNNNNNNNNNNNNNNNNNNNNNNNNNNNNNNNNNNNNNNNNNNNNNNNNNNNNNNNNNNNNNNNNNNNNNNNNNNNNNNNNNNNNNNNNNNNNNNNNNNNNNNNNNNNNNNNNNNNNNNNNNNNNNNNNNNNNNNNNNNNNNNNNNNNNNNNNNNNNNNNNNNNNNNNNNNNNNNNNNNNNNNNNNNNNNNNNNNNNNNNNNNNNNNNNNNNNNNNNNNNNNNNNNNNNNNNNNNNNNNNNNNNNNNNNNNNNNNNNNNNNNNNNNNNNNNNNNNNNNNNNNNNNNNNNNNNNNNNNNNNNNNNNNNNNNNNNNNNNNNNNNNNNNNNNNNNNNNNNNNNNNNNNNNNNNNNNNNNNNNNNNNNNNNNNNNNNNNNNNNNNNNNNNNNNNNNNNNNNNNNNNNNNNNNNNNNNNNNNNNNNNNNNNNNNNNNNNNNNNNNNNNNNNNNNNNNNNNNNNNNNNNNNNNNNNNNNNNNNNNNNNNNNNNNNNNNNNNNNNNNNNNNNNNNNNNNNNNNNNNNNNNNNNNNNNNNNNNNNNNNNNNNNNNNNNNNNNNNNNNNNNNNNNNNNNNNNNNNNNNNNNNNNNNNNNNNNNNNNNNNNNNNNNNNNNNNNNNNNNNNNNNNNNNNNNNNNNNNNNNNNNNNNNNNNNNNNNNNNNNNNNNNNNNNNNNNNNNNNNNNNNNNNNNNNNNNNNNNNNNNNNNNNNNNNNNNNNNNNNNNNNNNNNNNNNNNNNNNNNNNNNNNNNNNNNNNNNNNNNNNNNNNNNNNNNNNNNNNNNNNNNNNNNNNNNNNNNNNNNNNNNNNNNNNNNNNNNNNNNNNNNNNNNNNNNNNNNNNNNNNNNNNNNNNNNNNNNNNNNNNNNNNNNNNNNNNNNNNNNNNNNNNNNNNNNNNNNNNNNNNNNNNNNNNNNNNNNNNNNNNNNNNNNNNNNNNNNNNNNNNNNNNNNNNNNNNNNNNNNNNNNNNNNNNNNNNNNNNNNNNNNNNNNNNNNNNNNNNNNNNNNNNNNNNNNNNNNNNNNNNNNNNNNNNNNNNNNNNNNNNNNNNNNNNNNNNNNNNNNNNNNNNNNNNNNNNNNNNNNNNNNNNNNNNNNNNNNNNNNNNNNNNNNNNNNNNNNNNNNNNNNNNNNNNNNNNNNNNNNNNNNNNNNNNNNNNNNNNNNNNNNNNNNNNNNNNNNNNNNNNNNNNNNNNNNNNNNNNNNNNNNNNNNNNNNNNNNNNNNNNNNNNNNNNNNNNNNNNNNNNNNNNNNNNNNNNNNNNNNNNNNNNNNNNNNNNNNNNNNNNNNNNNNNNNNNNNNNNNNNNNNNNNNNNNNNNNNNNNNNNNNNNNNNNNNNNNNNNNNNNNNNNNNNNNNNNNNNNNNNNNNNNNNNNNNNNNNNNNNNNNNNNNNNNNNNNNNNNNNNNNNNNNNNNNNNNNNNNNNNNNNNNNNNNNNNNNNNNNNNNNNNNNNNNNNNNNNNNNNNNNNNNNNNNNNNNNNNNNNNNNNNNNNNNNNNNNNNNNNNNNNNNNNNNNNNNNNNNNNNNNNNNNNNNNNNNNNNNNNNNNNNNNNNNNNNNNNNNNNNNNNNNNNNNNNNNNNNNNNNNNNNNNNNNNNNNNNNNNNNNNNNNNNNNNNNNNNNNNNNNNNNNNNNNNNNNNNNNNNNNNNNNNNNNNNNNNNNNNNNNNNNNNNNNNNNNNNNNNNNNNNNNNNNNNNNNNNNNNNNNNNNNNNNNNNNNNNNNNNNNNNNNNNNNNNNNNNNNNNNNNNNNNNNNNNNNNNNNNNNNNNNNNNNNNNNNNNNNNNNNNNNNNNNNNNNNNNNNNNNNNNNNNNNNNNNNNNNNNNNNNNNNNNNNNNNNNNNNNNNNNNNNNNNNNNNNNNNNNNNNNNNNNNNNNNNNNNNNNNNNNNNNNNNNNNNNNNNNNNNNNNNNNNNNNNNNNNNNNNNNNNNNNNNNNNNNNNNNNNNNNNNNNNNNNNNNNNNNNNNNNNNNNNNNNNNNNNNNNNNNNNNNNNNNNNNNNNNNNNNNNNNNNNNNNNNNNNNNNNNNNNNNNNNNNNNNNNNNNNNNNNNNNNNNNNNNNNNNNNNNNNNNNNNNNNNNNNNNNNNNNNNNNNNNNNNNNNNNNNNNNNNNNNNNNNNNNNNNNNNNNNNNNNNNNNNNNNNNNNNNNNNNNNNNNNNNNNNNNNNNNNNNNNNNNNNNNNNNNNNNNNNNNNNNNNNNNNNNNNNNNNNNNNNNNNNNNNNNNNNNNNNNNNNNNNNNNNNNNNNNNNNNNNNNNNNNNNNNNNNNNNNNNNNNNNNNNNNNNNNNNNNNNNNNNNNNNNNNNNNNNNNNNNNNNNNNNNNNNNNNNNNNNNNNNNNNNNNNNNNNNNNNNNNNNNNNNNNNN
Proteins encoded in this window:
- the FBXL12 gene encoding F-box/LRR-repeat protein 12 encodes the protein MAAAEELPELVVLRILKLLPFRDRLRAARLGSGRHLWGFADLLPALPPFLSSLTTRCPHLHHLSLTEADLHPIPYPTLPPSLTSLELRCCEIPSIWFNGPAAPRLHRLKLYNIPAFTDSHLLNVSSHRNLKTLSLSGTYRVTDKGIERAAPYLESLEHLELHHCTLSDSALHSIARHMNQLRILRVTSIPNLTDSGLASLATLERIEKLHLDLYNEFSLCAVVTLCQGLPRLSSLTLDGVQPEDEALGGIKAGLSYCSFTAPP